The uncultured Paludibaculum sp. sequence TCAAGGGCCTCCCGATACCGAGCCAGACGCCCTAGATGAGCCGCGTACCAGGCTGTTAGCCGAGGGTCGTCCGGACTCAATCGCATCGCCTTCACGAAATACGGTTCCGCCTCCAGCCAGTGCCGCACATTCATAGACAGGTTCCGGGCATACACGCCCAGAACACGCCCATTCCGCGGATCCAGCTCGACGGCTCGCCGGCCTGCCTCGGTGGCCTTTCGAAGCATTTCACGAGTGTCTGCAAATCCGAATCCGTTCAGCGAGCTGTACGCATCGGCAAGGCCCGCCCACGCAGGGGCGTAATCGGGAAATGCACGCGTCACCGACGAGTACTCCTGCACAGCCGATTCGAAACTCTGCCGGTTGCGGTCCCGCAGAAACATCGCCCCCAGTTGCATGCTCCGACGGGCCGCCAGCGAAAGCCCGTCCCCTTGCTCCAGACGGCTCCACACCAGATACCCCGCCGGCACGCCCACCGCTGCGGCGGCCCCCGCCACAAACCACCGCCGCGAGAGCGCGCGTCGCTCCCCGTTGAGCAGCGCCATCACTTCCAGCGCCGAGCCGGGCCGGTCCTCCGGCTTGCGCTCCAGACACGCCGCGATCGCCCGGTCCCACGGCTTGCTCACCGTTCGATCGAAACGGCGCACCGAAGGAGCATCGTGCTCCAGCCGCGCCATGGCGATGTCCAGCGGGGAGTCACCCTCGAATGGCACACGTCTCGTCCGCAGCTCGAACAGGATCACGCCCACGGCATGCAGGTCCGAGGCAACGCTCCCTTTCGCGCCCCGAAGTTGCTCCGGCGCCATATAGGCCGGAGTCCCCGCCGCCCAACCCGATTGAAGGACGGTCAGCGTGTCCTGGCCCCCCAGAGGCTTCATTCGCGCCATGCCGAAGTCCGTGACGACAACGCGGTGGCCGCCGTCCGGCTCAGGGTCCAGCATCACATTGCTCGACTTGAGGTCGCAGTGAATCACGCCACGAGAATGCAGTTCCGCCACCCCGGCCAGAAGCTGCTCCGCCATTCCGTACGCTTCGCTCTCGGTCGGGACGCGCTCGCGAAGATACTCGGCGAGAGTCGGCCCACAAATCCACTCCATGCTCAGAAATATGATCTCCGCCCCATTCAACGTGGCGCGGTGCAAATCATACAATCGACAGAGGTTCCGGTGCGCCACCGCTCGCGCCGCCCGAATCTCCTCTTTCGACCGATCGATGAAATCCGGCCGAGCCATCGAACTCGGCCGGATCGTCTTGATCGCCACACGGCGGCCGAGATCCTGATCGAGCGCCAGATACACCTCGCCAAAGCCCCCGGCCCCGAGAAACTGCTCAATGAGGAATCGCTCCGCCAGCAACAGCCCGGAGCTCAACACCCGCTGTGGCAACTCGTCGTCAGGAAGATCCGCCGGCCGCAACAGGAACTCCCCCGCGGCATCGTGACATTGCAGCAGCCTCTCGAGCTCGACCGCAGTCTCCGGCGATGCCTGCCGGATCGAATGCAGACGCAGCTCACGCTCCGAAACAGGTGCCTCGATAATGTCAAACAACATATCGGCGAGATCGGAATGTAGCAAAAGAGGAGAGGGCTCGGCGCTCACGATATGCGAATACAATACCAGGAGAAGGTTATTTCGGCCAGACGAAACCGCCTCCGGAAGGTAACACGCGCCCGCAAATGGCCCGCCTCTCCTGTGGCCCCCATCCGGTCCACGGCACCCGCTCCGGCTCAGCCACACCTTTTGTGTCCTCCTCCCTGGCACACGCCGAATCCACCATGATCGAAATCACGCCCGGCTATAGGACCCACCACCAACTCGCGGCGACGTGAGCGGGTTCCTCGTCCGGGCCGCCGTGCGTCGCCAGGATCGCGCCAGCCGGCCTCGGAGGTGCGCCGCCATGACGGCAAGAAACGCGTTGCTCGGGATGGAGGCAGACTCCGCCGTGGTGATCCGCATCACTTCGGAACGGTGATCGGCATAAGTTCGGAATCGTGATCGGTTTGAGATCGGAATACTGATCGGTATCACTCGGAACCGGCGACGTAGCTCGGTGCCGCCGCTTCACTGGACCTCACATCGCTCCAACCCTCAAGAAGTCCTTGATTTTACAGGCAACGGCCCCATCCCGATGGCCGCCGGTACGCTGCCTCGCTTATCTCCGGTGCCACCCCTCCCCCACGCAGCAATTCTTCATGTCGGGCCTATTTTCGCGTGGGCGAATAAAAGGCGGTCACAACACTGTAAAAAAATAGTCTATTCAATTATTTTCAACGAGATGCGACATTCGTCCCGGAGGGTTTCTTGGTGGACCACCGCTATCATTTTTCAGGAGGCTAGTTTATGAGGAAGCACGATACATCCGAGGCAATGGTCGCTACCGCTGTCGCCGGCAACAACCACCAGGCGGCCGAAGGCGCCGATCGAGCCCGGCGCCCGCTCTCTGCCTGCCGCCTGGCCGCCAATCGCGCCAACGCCCGGAAGTCCACCGGGCCCCGCACCGAAGCCGGCAAACGAGCCTCCTCCCAGAACGCCCGCAAAACCCTTCCCTGCCCGTTCACGTTCCAATTGCAGCCACATTTCGCCGACCAGTGTCTGCACGACGCCCTCCGCCGCACCGCCTCCTGTCCCGACGACAGAGCCCGCCTGCTCCTCATCAACCGCTGCATGCTGCAGGCCCACGAACTCCGCTGGCACGCCCTCGAACGCACCCTCTTCGACACCGCCTGCGCCGAGACCGATGGCAGCACCGACCAGGCAGCCCTCTGGCTCGCTCAGCAGACCGCCGCCGCCAAAGGGCTCCTGGCCTACCACCGCTGGATCGCCTGTCGTGTCAATCGGGTCGAACGCTGTCTGGCCGGACTCGCCGCGCAGTCCGCCCACATCGAAGAAGCAATCGAAGAAGAAGCACCCAAAACCATGGCCGCCGGAGCGGGTGGATCGAGCGAATGGCCCACGCTCGCCCATCTGGCTCCGTCCGATCTCGGTCCCGAAAGCACGCTGCCCATCACCTACAACGACAGCGGTTGGAGCTACGGCCCCCTCTCCGGAGCATTTTCCATCCGCGTCGGAGCACCGCAGCCCCCACGGCCGCCGCAGCCGCCCAAACCGCCAACAGTGGGACCGGTCCGAGGCCGTTACCGCCTCTATCTCCGCTGCCCCGCGACACCAGAACCACTAAACGAAGCCAAGAGGCTCCAATCGGTGGTAGCTCCGCATCCTCCTGCCGAGGCCCGCTGCACCGAACGAAGCCAAGCCCTCAACTCGTCAGCACCCGAGAAACCCGTCGCCCAACCACGTCGCGCCGAAGATCAATTCGAAGATCAAAAGGACCATGCGCCCCATCCGCTAGTGCTCCGGGAGCAGGATGCTCTCACCGTCAGCGGCAGCATGCCCGCGGCAACTCCCGGAAGAACCCAAATCTCCAACCTGCCGCAACAACCAGAACTACTCCACCACCATTCCCCCCGGCATCGCCGGGGGCCCATCCCAACAACGGTAACGCCCAAGCCAACCCCAACTCAATCCCAGCCAAATCTGTCTTCAAAAGACAGCCACCCAAGCCAACCGCCCGTCCCCACGGACGAAAACACGGTCGCGCCCAGTGGCAGTATTCCCGAAAGAACCCAAATCTCCGACCCGTCGCAACAACCAGAACTACTCCACCACCATTCCCCCCGGCATCGCCGGGGGCCCATCCCAACAACGGTAACGCCCGAGCCAACCCCAACTCAATCCCAGCCAAACCTCTCTTCAAAGGATAGTCACGCGCGCCAGCACGCAGCCCGTTCCGCCCGCAATCCCTGGAAACGAAGCCAAACCGCCGCCCCAGCGCCGGAAGGCAGCGTCCTCTCGCCAATGCAGTCGTCGGTCACCCACCTCGGCATCACGCAGCCAATCGAACCCAGTCGTCCGACAGAACCCCCATCGCCTTCGGAGACCGCTCACAGCCCACCTGGCCCTTCCACCTGACCGAATATAGGCCATCCAACCAAACGAACCCATTCGTCCGGGCGTCCGCGCCAAAAGCTCTTTGAAAATCCAACTTCCCCTCACCCGCCAAAGCAAAACGGGGGCCAGCCGAAGCCGCCCCCGTTCATCCGCCCTGATTTCGAACCCGATCAGTCTCCGAAGTACCCTTGCGCCAGCTCCGGCTTCATCTCCAGAGCCTGACGCCAGCACGACCGCGCCTCTTCGGCCCGGCCCTGCAGCTTCAGCGCATGGCCGAGATTCAGCAGTGCCTCGGGGAAATTCGGTCTCAGCCCAAGCGCTTCGCGATACAACGAAACCGCGTCGTCCACATGGCCCTGCTTCTGCAGCAGGAGGCCTGTGTTGTAGAACAACTCCGGAGTACGCTCACCCAAGTCGATCAGCTTGCCCTGCAGGTCCAGCGCCTTGGGATGATCCTGCCGCTCGATGGCCAGCGCAGCCAGTCCACGCATCGCCTCCACGCTGTCGGCTTTGACGGCCAGCGCCGCTTCGAAGCTCTGGATCGCCTTGTCGTTCTCGCCGATCTGCTTGTAGCCAAGGCCAAGGTTGATCAGCGCCTCCAGCCAGTCTTTGCGCTTCGCGATGCACCGCTCAAACGCCTGGATCGCGCTCATCGCGTCGCCCCGCGTCAGTTGCAGGTAGCCCAGCCGGAACCACGCGTCATCCCATTCCGGATTCTTCTGGAGCAGCCGCCCGTACATCTCCTCGGCTTCCGCCGTCTGGCCTTGCTCTTCGAGCAGGCCGGCCAGATTCGAAAGCACCTCGGGTGTGTCCGACTTCAGCCGCAACGCAACCTCGTACGACTCCCGCGCGCCCTTCGGATTACCCAGGTTCTGGCGCACCACGCCCATGTTCGCCCAGGTCTGCGGATGCTCCGGCTTCAGGCGCCCGGCCTCGACATAGGCCTTCTCCGCCTGGTCGTGCTTGCTCAGCTTCTGATAGGCCACGCCCAGGTTGTACCAGCGCTCGAAGTGCTCGGGCGTCAGTTCCACAAGCTTCGCGCAGTACTTCGAGGCGGCTTCATAGTCCTCGGCCGCGAACGCGCACCACGCCAGCCCTTCCAGCGCCGCCTGCGAGAACGGCCGCAAAGTGAGCAACTTCTCGCTCATATCGCGCACCAGCGACGTGTCGCCCTTGCGCATGCCGATGTGCACGATGTTCGCCATCGGCTCCTCGGCGTTCGGATTCGCTTCGATGATCTGGCGGTACAGCTCCAGGGATTCGTCGTACCGGCCCAGCAGTTCCAACGCCACGGCCTTGCCGAATAACGGAGTCTCTTCCGTCGGTGTCTTGCCCAGGCAGGCGTCGAAGCACTCCAGCGCCTTCTCGGCGCTCCGCGTGTGCAGCAGGCAGATCCCCAGCCCCAACCGTGCGTCCATGCGCGTCGGATCGCTCGACAACGCGCGCTGGAAGTTGCTCGCCGCTTCATTCCAACGGCCCAACTTCTCCTGGCTCACCGCCAGGTTGAAGTACGCCGAAGTGGAGTTCGGATCCAGGCTGATCAGCGACTCGTAGCTCTTCACGGCCTCTTCATAGAGCTCGAGCTCAAACTGGATGTGTCCCTTGGCGGAATAGACTTCGCGAGGCGGGTCACCAGACTCCACGGCCCGGTCCAACTCACGCAAGGCTTCCTTACCCTTACCTTCGAGGTGCAGTGCCACGGCTCTCGCCAGCGCGGTTCCGCCGTCGATCGTCGCCTGAAAATCTTTGTTCTTATTGGAGTCCCGCATAGAATCCGCCTTTTCGCGCTTTCCGCTCATTCCGTCTTCCTCCCCTCGGCTTGGACGTTGTATGGCGCCAGAAACGCACACAATCGCCCCAGGACGTCATACTGGTGGGTCACTTCCACCCATCGGAGATAACTCTTGTCGCCCTTCGGACTGAAAAACCCAACCCCGCCGCCTTCCAGCCGCGTGTCGGAAAAGTTGTCAACCACCTGACTCTGGATGTAGGTCGTGAACGAATCACCGCGGACCTCCATCTTCACCAGGTACAGCGTGTCACTGTGCACCGGGAACGGTAGCGGCAACGTCTTGGCGCCGGCTTCCTTCCCGTCAATCACCGCATACCGCACCACGCTGGCCTGCGGAAGCGGACCGGTTCTCGTTATGACAATCCGCATGGCGTAGTAATTCCTGTTGTCCCTCGCGCGGAACACCCAGTTCAGGCTTCGCCGCTCGATCTGCCCCAGGAACTGAATCGTGTAGTCCCTCATATTGACAGTCGGCGAGTACAACGCCAGTTGCCCGGGTTCCAGGAAGGAGGCTTCGCCATACTTCCAGGTCTTGGCCCAGCCTTCAGCGCCCTGCCAGGAGCCTAAACCGCCGCGGAAATCGTCGTAGAGCTTGATGGCCGCCCGGTCCAGAATCACTTTCTGAATCGAGTTCAGCTCACTGCCGATTACCGAGGGCGACTTGCTTGCGACACTCCGCCCTGCTTCAGTCTTCGGCGGTGAGGCCTTAAAGCTGTAGACCACGAGCCCTAGAATCAATGGCAACGCCAGCGCCACCCACTTCAGATCGGAGGGCGCATGGGCCCAGAAACGCCGTCCCGGCAGCTTCTGAGTGTCGAAACGCAGCAGTCCGCTCGGCTTCTTCAACTGACGTTCGGCTTGAGAACGGCGGGGACCCGAGCCATCGGCGTGATCGACCACCAGCCGCGAACCCGGCCGCATTGGATCACGAGCCAGGGCATCCACCCATACGCCGAGGTCATCCGCGCTGCTCGCATGCGTCACGCAGCCGGCTCCGGTTTCACCTCGTCCGGCATACAACCGCAGTTGGTCGCACATCGGAAGGTCCCGCTCCACGGACTGCTCCACGGGCAGGTCCGCTTCGGCTTGCTGCGCCTCATCGGCGGTCCAACTGCCGGTCAGCTGTTCCGCTTGCGCCGCCACCGGCGACTCAGTCATCAGCGGCGTAGACTCGACGGCCGGCTCAGTGGTCACTTCGGACGTTGCAGGCGGAAGCGCGTCCGGCTCGATCTCATACGACGGAACGGCATCGCCGGGGTCCGTCAGTTGTTCCGCTTCGACGGCTGCCTGCAATACCGCCATGGCCGGGACCGGCTCGGCGGCGGGCTCCTCGTCAGTTGTCAGAGCCTCCACGGCGGCGTTCAGCGCGGCCAGTTCGAGCTCGTGGGCCTCGCTCTGCTGCGCGGCGACGGGGCTTTCAGTCGGCTCTGGCTCTACCCTGGGTGAATGTGTGGCCAGCGCGGCCTCCAACGCGGCCAACGGCTCGTCCGGCACGTCGCAGCTCGTAACCTGCGTTGCAGGTGGCTCATCCGCCAATCCGCTCAGCGCCGCGGCATCATCGATCAGCGGCCGCACCACTCGCGTGACGATGATCTCCTCGTCCTCATACGGGAAGGACTCGGCTTCCATCTCTGGCGGGATGACCACCGGTTCCGGAACTTCCGGCCACAAATGGCCCGCGGGCACGCAAGGTGCGCACGCCACATCAAGGATCTCGACGGCCAGACTGTCCCACACCACCGGCTTCGGCGCATCCTGCGCACCGGAAACCACCAGGGCGCATTGCTCCTCACGGAGAATCAGGCCGGTCCGGATCTGCCGGCCTGGACCGCCGGGCTTTCCAGGTACCGCGCTCCCACCGAGCGGTTCCACGTTCGACGCCGCTGGGCCCAAGCCCACTGCCGCGGCCATCGCTTTGACCTTCAACCGCGCGGATCGTCGGCTCTCAGGCATTCCGGCCAGTGCCGGCTTCGCCTGCGATTTGGGCGACGCCGGTCCCGCTTCGGCGACAAGGGCAGACGTCTCCATGTTCGAAATGACAGCACTCAGCGCCAACACCTGTGGTGCCGCCATCGGTTCCATCGCGGACTCGTCGCGCAGCACGGCCACGGCCATGCGGCCGGCGTTCCGTGGAGTGTTTGACGCCCAACCAGCGCTCCACGCATCGGCTTCCAGCGGCAAGTTCAAAACTGGTTCGGCGATCGTGATCTCAGGGCCGGATCCGGCCACTGGCATCGCCAGGGGAAGCAGCGTCTCCGCCAGCGGCAACGGAGTGGCTTCCTCTTCGGCCATGCGTCCTGTTCCACTCGTCGCGGTTAGCTTGCTATGCCGCTCCATGTGGGGCTGCAGCGGCGAAGGCGCAGAGACGGTGGAGAGCCGGGAAAGCTCCGGTACCGGATACGCTAGCGGCATCAACGCGTCGGCAAACCGCGGGGGCTCCGGTTCCACCACTGCCGGCCGGTCAGGGGCAACGGTTCCAAACAGCAGCGCGGGGATGCGGCAAACGCCTTCCACATTGAGCGCGATCACTGCCGGCGCCCTCTGCTGGGCGACGCCGGTCGGACAGACTGCCAGGCGCAGCGGGCACTGCTCCGCGGCTCCGAGTGCAAAACACGGTGGGACCGGGTTCGCGTCAATCGGAAGATGGATGCCTAGACGGAAGAGCGGATTCAGAACCGTCGGCTGCCATTGCCGGGCAATCGGCGACGACCCAACGGTCAGCCGTACGGCCAGGGCCTCGTCAAACCCCTGTTGCCACACACCCAATGCCACCCGTGGGATAGAACTGCTCTGCTGGGGATCAAACGGCGCGTTGTTGGGAACGGATACGACTCTCCGTCCAACCGCCTTGAACCACTCCGCAATGGGCCGCGCTTCAGGAACTTGCGGTTCGCCCTCCGCTGCCGCCTTCGGCCGGACTACCGGTTTCGGAGAGGGCTTCGCCTTCGGAGGCTGCGTAATTCGATTCTGCGATTCAATCAGACGCGCCAGAGCCAGGTCGCTCTGCTGCTGTTGAAAGACCTGCCGGTGTTCAGCCGAGCAGAACTCTCCGTCCGAGAATTTCCGCAGCAGCGAAAGCCGCCTGCCGCAGTGCAGACAACGCATGCGTCGAACCGTGTCCTTCCATCCCAATCATCGGCACGGTTCAGAGAGGAGACTATGCGCGAGACCACCTAGATTACGGGTAAGTAGCCTAAGGTTTGAGGAGAGTACTACGCGGTTCCACCTAACTGGTCTCTCTCAATCGGGATACCGGCGGATTTCCACATCGCTCTGTTTCAGCCGGTCCTCGCTCAGCCGGACGCCCAGCCCGGCCCCCGTGGGCAACGGC is a genomic window containing:
- a CDS encoding protein kinase; its protein translation is MLFDIIEAPVSERELRLHSIRQASPETAVELERLLQCHDAAGEFLLRPADLPDDELPQRVLSSGLLLAERFLIEQFLGAGGFGEVYLALDQDLGRRVAIKTIRPSSMARPDFIDRSKEEIRAARAVAHRNLCRLYDLHRATLNGAEIIFLSMEWICGPTLAEYLRERVPTESEAYGMAEQLLAGVAELHSRGVIHCDLKSSNVMLDPEPDGGHRVVVTDFGMARMKPLGGQDTLTVLQSGWAAGTPAYMAPEQLRGAKGSVASDLHAVGVILFELRTRRVPFEGDSPLDIAMARLEHDAPSVRRFDRTVSKPWDRAIAACLERKPEDRPGSALEVMALLNGERRALSRRWFVAGAAAAVGVPAGYLVWSRLEQGDGLSLAARRSMQLGAMFLRDRNRQSFESAVQEYSSVTRAFPDYAPAWAGLADAYSSLNGFGFADTREMLRKATEAGRRAVELDPRNGRVLGVYARNLSMNVRHWLEAEPYFVKAMRLSPDDPRLTAWYAAHLGRLARYREALELLQRGLDAHPDDLALNYQLATEYLRAGRLGDFEAASRELVRLFFDKPLCRLTLARALEFSGKLDEAEGEIQEAERLGAGGAAVQLRVTLAAARGRMELARRLAVQVGQKWDRGEVEAVQFAVVCLVTGQDHKAIEILNEGFNREDSSVLYAPTYIYFARLRHTEEFVRFARRLGLPG
- a CDS encoding tetratricopeptide repeat protein; translated protein: MSGKREKADSMRDSNKNKDFQATIDGGTALARAVALHLEGKGKEALRELDRAVESGDPPREVYSAKGHIQFELELYEEAVKSYESLISLDPNSTSAYFNLAVSQEKLGRWNEAASNFQRALSSDPTRMDARLGLGICLLHTRSAEKALECFDACLGKTPTEETPLFGKAVALELLGRYDESLELYRQIIEANPNAEEPMANIVHIGMRKGDTSLVRDMSEKLLTLRPFSQAALEGLAWCAFAAEDYEAASKYCAKLVELTPEHFERWYNLGVAYQKLSKHDQAEKAYVEAGRLKPEHPQTWANMGVVRQNLGNPKGARESYEVALRLKSDTPEVLSNLAGLLEEQGQTAEAEEMYGRLLQKNPEWDDAWFRLGYLQLTRGDAMSAIQAFERCIAKRKDWLEALINLGLGYKQIGENDKAIQSFEAALAVKADSVEAMRGLAALAIERQDHPKALDLQGKLIDLGERTPELFYNTGLLLQKQGHVDDAVSLYREALGLRPNFPEALLNLGHALKLQGRAEEARSCWRQALEMKPELAQGYFGD